One Cydia pomonella isolate Wapato2018A chromosome 15, ilCydPomo1, whole genome shotgun sequence DNA window includes the following coding sequences:
- the LOC133525506 gene encoding circadian clock-controlled protein daywake-like isoform X2: MGVPTLDPFTIEKLSLPLPGLKASLYNGKMTGFRKLVIDNVESNFKKHKFMMEFHGNLSLKGSYKARGRILVMPIDGEGDLKVKLTNFKMKVTINTAVVPDDEGRKHFHAKGYQYTIEYGQASFNLTNLFKGNPELSNTVLTFINENWRLIADEFGKPIIDFATETVVRSIEKFFLAVPIEELVEGPVPSYD, translated from the exons ATGGGAGTGCCGACTCTGGATCCCTTCACCATTGAGAAGCTGTCGCTGCCCCTGCCTGGACTCAAGGCTTCCTTGTATAACGGAAAAATGACAGGATTCAGGAAGCTGGTGATAGACAATGTTGA ATCAAATTTCAAAAAACACAAATTTATGATGGAGTTCCACGGAAACTTATCACTCAAGGGCTCTTACAAGGCGCGCGGGAGAATTCTGGTGATGCCCATCGACGGAGAGGGAGACCTCAAAGTAAAGCTAA CTAACTTCAAAATGAAGGTGACGATCAACACTGCCGTCGTGCCTGACGACGAGGGAAGGAAGCATTTCCACGCCAAGGGCTACCAGTACACCATCGAATACGGGCAGGCCTCTTTTAATCTGACGAACCTCTTCAAAGGCAATCCAGAACTGa GCAACACGGTGTTGACGTTCATCAATGAGAACTGGCGGCTGATAGCCGACGAGTTCGGTAAGCCGATCATAGATTTCGCGACGGAGACCGTCGTGAGATCCATCGAGAAGTTCTTCCTCGCCGTCCCGATCGAGGAGCTCGTCGAGGGGCCTGTACCTTCTTATGATTAA
- the LOC133525507 gene encoding tetraspanin-9-like, producing the protein MCLAAFVVKYVLFFANAVFALAGLGLLGVGIAVLVQFSDLVDIVPVAINSIPIAVIVVGAIVFLISVFGCCGAIRESRCLLIMYSVCMMILAAVKIYLAVVIFQNLSDIYDVVEGWIRDAFNNPNLRDAFHVVEAAFQCCGVSGHGSYDGVYPALPLTCCADPADVGGVSTCAAADAFGGCANIVANWFNTFGDIVGIVLITVIVVELVAMIFGLFLSNRITNKKRSF; encoded by the exons atgtGCCTCGCGGCGTTTGTTGTGAAATATGTGCTGTTTTTCGCAAATGCAGTATTTGCC CTAGCCGGGCTTGGACTTCTCGGCGTGGGCATCGCAGTGCTGGTGCAGTTCTCCGACCTGGTGGACATAGTGCCCGTGGCCATCAACTCCATCCCCATCGCCGTGATCGTGGTGGGGGCCATCGTGTTCCTCATCTCCGTCTTTGGATGCTGCGGCGCCATCAGGGAGTCGAGATGTTTGCTCATCATG TACTCGGTGTGCATGATGATCCTGGCAGCCGTAAAGATCTACCTGGCTGTGGTGATCTTCCAGAACCTGAGCGACATCTACGACGTCGTGGAGGGCTGGATCCGCGACGCCTTCAACAACCCCAACTTGAGGGATGCTTTCCACGTTGTTGAGGCTGCT TTCCAGTGCTGTGGCGTGAGCGGCCACGGCTCGTACGACGGCGTGTACCCGGCGCTCCCGCTGACCTGCTGCGCCGACCCCGCCGACGTCGGCGGCGTGAGCACCTGCGCCGCCGCCGACGCGTTCGGCGGCTGCGCCAACATCGTCGCCAACTGGTTCAACACGTTCGGCGATATCGTCGGCATCGTGCTGATCACTGTCATCGTTGTTGAG CTGGTGGCCATGATCTTCGGGCTCTTCCTCTCGAATAGAATCACGAACAAGAAGCGCTCGTTCTAA
- the LOC133525506 gene encoding circadian clock-controlled protein daywake-like isoform X1, protein MWILCTLFLALFVFEKGLARIPDFIHPCTADNNTCILQSTIDALPEFTKGLPDMGVPTLDPFTIEKLSLPLPGLKASLYNGKMTGFRKLVIDNVESNFKKHKFMMEFHGNLSLKGSYKARGRILVMPIDGEGDLKVKLTNFKMKVTINTAVVPDDEGRKHFHAKGYQYTIEYGQASFNLTNLFKGNPELSNTVLTFINENWRLIADEFGKPIIDFATETVVRSIEKFFLAVPIEELVEGPVPSYD, encoded by the exons ATGTGGATTCTGTGCACGTTATTTTTAGCTCTTTTTGTGTTTGAAAAGGGACTTGCGAGAATAC CGGACTTCATACATCCCTGTACGGCAGACAACAACACATGCATACTACAATCAACTATAGATGCCCTCCCTGAGTTCACGAAGGGTCTACCAGACATGGGAGTGCCGACTCTGGATCCCTTCACCATTGAGAAGCTGTCGCTGCCCCTGCCTGGACTCAAGGCTTCCTTGTATAACGGAAAAATGACAGGATTCAGGAAGCTGGTGATAGACAATGTTGA ATCAAATTTCAAAAAACACAAATTTATGATGGAGTTCCACGGAAACTTATCACTCAAGGGCTCTTACAAGGCGCGCGGGAGAATTCTGGTGATGCCCATCGACGGAGAGGGAGACCTCAAAGTAAAGCTAA CTAACTTCAAAATGAAGGTGACGATCAACACTGCCGTCGTGCCTGACGACGAGGGAAGGAAGCATTTCCACGCCAAGGGCTACCAGTACACCATCGAATACGGGCAGGCCTCTTTTAATCTGACGAACCTCTTCAAAGGCAATCCAGAACTGa GCAACACGGTGTTGACGTTCATCAATGAGAACTGGCGGCTGATAGCCGACGAGTTCGGTAAGCCGATCATAGATTTCGCGACGGAGACCGTCGTGAGATCCATCGAGAAGTTCTTCCTCGCCGTCCCGATCGAGGAGCTCGTCGAGGGGCCTGTACCTTCTTATGATTAA